A stretch of Paenibacillus sp. URB8-2 DNA encodes these proteins:
- a CDS encoding cytochrome (ubi)quinol oxidase subunit III, whose protein sequence is MTTTHAEPVHGGLPHEPEKATAEGRNKVLAFWLFLGGEAVLFGTLFATFLALRNQTNEGPTANELFHLPLVAAATFFLLVSSLTSVFAIQAMHRNRPALLRNWLLVTVMLGLCFLGLEIYEFSEYVRHEKFGMTTSAFSSAFYTLVGFHGAHVAFGILWISLLIGQLARKGLTVVTAPKIYVSAMYWHFIDVVWVFIFTVVYLLGKVG, encoded by the coding sequence ATGACAACGACGCATGCAGAACCCGTCCACGGCGGCCTGCCGCATGAGCCGGAAAAAGCGACCGCCGAAGGCCGCAATAAAGTGCTAGCCTTCTGGCTGTTTCTCGGCGGCGAGGCCGTTCTCTTCGGCACCTTGTTCGCCACCTTCCTGGCGCTGCGAAATCAGACCAACGAAGGGCCGACGGCTAATGAGCTGTTTCATCTCCCGCTCGTTGCGGCCGCGACCTTCTTCCTGCTCGTCAGCAGTCTGACCAGCGTCTTCGCCATCCAGGCGATGCACCGGAACCGTCCGGCGCTGCTCCGGAATTGGCTGCTGGTCACCGTGATGCTCGGCCTATGCTTTCTGGGGCTGGAAATTTATGAATTCAGCGAATATGTAAGGCATGAGAAATTTGGCATGACCACAAGCGCATTCAGCTCGGCGTTCTATACGCTGGTCGGATTCCACGGCGCGCACGTCGCATTCGGCATTTTGTGGATTTCGCTGCTGATCGGCCAACTGGCCCGCAAGGGATTGACCGTAGTGACCGCGCCGAAAATCTACGTATCCGCCATGTACTGGCATTTTATCGACGTGGTGTGGGTCTTCATCTTTACGGTTGTCTATCTGCTCGGAAAGGTGGGCTAG
- the ctaG gene encoding cytochrome c oxidase assembly factor CtaG has product MLGLNVFSFADLWSPLFLAAVLVAVSGYFMLVGPLADRFGMAAPAAPRQRIFFVTGMATLYLAQGGPVSLMGHLMFSLHMLSMALSYYVAVPLIMLSIPAELWRTLLRVNPFRRLAFLAHPVTAALLFNGLFSLYHIPAVHDYVMLHFGVHRLYYAVLFAASALMWWTLINPLPERDRWNGLAKVGFIFLNMVLLTPACGLIIFADKPLYATYSDPDAWARAMGYCVSGDTAALLRSFGGPAFFEVMSPRVDQQVGGIGMKFIQEVIFASMLASVFYHWYKKENGQDGDDKLPESSGVKAAN; this is encoded by the coding sequence ATGCTCGGACTGAACGTATTCAGCTTTGCCGATTTATGGAGCCCGCTGTTTCTGGCGGCGGTGCTGGTTGCGGTCTCCGGTTATTTTATGCTGGTCGGGCCGTTGGCTGACCGGTTTGGGATGGCGGCTCCGGCAGCACCAAGGCAGCGGATCTTCTTCGTCACCGGGATGGCGACGCTCTATTTGGCTCAGGGCGGGCCGGTCAGTCTGATGGGCCATCTCATGTTCTCTTTACACATGCTCAGCATGGCGCTGTCCTATTATGTTGCCGTTCCGCTTATCATGCTCAGCATTCCGGCGGAGCTGTGGCGTACCTTACTTAGAGTCAATCCCTTCCGGCGGCTGGCCTTTCTCGCCCATCCGGTTACGGCGGCGCTGCTGTTCAACGGCTTGTTCTCCCTGTATCATATCCCGGCGGTCCATGACTATGTCATGCTGCATTTCGGCGTTCACCGGCTGTATTACGCCGTTTTGTTCGCCGCTTCGGCCTTGATGTGGTGGACGCTGATCAATCCGCTGCCGGAAAGGGACCGCTGGAATGGGCTGGCGAAGGTGGGATTTATCTTCCTCAATATGGTACTGCTGACGCCAGCGTGCGGGCTGATTATTTTTGCCGATAAGCCGCTTTATGCGACGTACAGCGACCCGGATGCCTGGGCCAGAGCGATGGGCTACTGCGTTTCGGGCGACACCGCCGCGCTGCTGCGGTCTTTTGGCGGACCGGCCTTCTTTGAAGTGATGTCTCCGAGAGTGGACCAGCAGGTTGGTGGCATCGGGATGAAGTTCATTCAGGAAGTTATTTTTGCCTCCATGCTTGCTTCTGTGTTCTATCACTGGTATAAAAAAGAGAACGGGCAGGACGGCGACGACAAGCTTCCGGAGTCTTCCGGGGTGAAAGCGGCGAACTGA
- a CDS encoding DUF420 domain-containing protein, protein MDIFTVFPTISTSFIVISAVLVAIGWGLIIKGKREAHKKTMIAAAVFAVLFFLVYASRTVFVGNTSWGGPESLSGLYHVFLIFHIVLASVAAVFGITTLTLGFKEKYAKHRRWGRVTSVIWFITAITGVAVYVLLYLMYPGGHTLPVWKVILGA, encoded by the coding sequence ATGGATATTTTCACAGTGTTTCCAACGATCAGCACATCGTTCATCGTCATCAGCGCGGTGCTTGTGGCTATCGGTTGGGGACTCATCATTAAGGGCAAACGCGAGGCGCACAAGAAGACGATGATTGCCGCTGCAGTGTTTGCGGTGCTGTTCTTTCTGGTGTATGCGTCGAGAACGGTATTTGTGGGCAACACGTCATGGGGCGGACCGGAGAGCCTTTCGGGGCTGTACCACGTATTTCTCATTTTTCATATCGTACTCGCATCCGTAGCCGCCGTATTTGGCATTACGACGCTGACGCTCGGCTTTAAAGAAAAGTACGCCAAGCACCGCAGATGGGGCAGAGTCACCTCGGTGATCTGGTTCATCACGGCCATAACGGGCGTGGCGGTGTATGTGCTGCTGTACTTGATGTACCCGGGCGGGCATACGTTGCCGGTGTGGAAAGTAATTTTGGGCGCTTAA
- a CDS encoding cytochrome C oxidase subunit IV family protein gives MAAEQHTRDNGVKRRHRQEGPRKHVMIFVLSAVLTLIAFAAVAAGGVNPVFAVILLLVMAVIQVFVQMGYWMHLKDKGHMMPIIFMLGGFLIAGTCIIMALYWVWWN, from the coding sequence ATGGCTGCTGAACAGCATACCCGAGATAACGGTGTAAAGCGCCGCCACCGTCAGGAAGGCCCGCGGAAGCATGTTATGATATTTGTCCTTTCGGCTGTGCTGACGCTTATCGCTTTTGCGGCGGTGGCGGCCGGAGGGGTCAACCCGGTCTTCGCGGTCATTCTACTGCTTGTCATGGCCGTGATTCAGGTCTTTGTACAGATGGGCTACTGGATGCATTTGAAGGATAAGGGGCATATGATGCCGATTATTTTCATGCTGGGCGGTTTCCTGATCGCCGGAACGTGCATTATTATGGCCTTGTACTGGGTCTGGTGGAATTAA
- a CDS encoding ABC transporter permease, with translation MENTIAKEKKSLVIKQKGMRRISLGVYFRRNIHYYILLILPILYFVVFRYGPIVGNVLAFRRYVPGGSIYGEEWVGLKYFKLFLRDPNFWVAFKNTWLLSFYHLLITVPVAILFALLVNEIKSRKLRSAVQTISYFPNFISIVVVIGLMKELLSPTYGLINKALGLIGIDPIFFMNEPGWFRSLYISSEVWQYTGWNSIIFFAAISSIDPQLYEAAEVDGAGRLKQIIHVTIPQIMPTIVVVYILSLGQLMTVAFEKVLLMYTPSNSQVSDVIETFVYRMGLESSNYSYATAVGLFSGVLGLVIVIVTNYLSKKVTRYSLY, from the coding sequence ATGGAAAACACCATAGCGAAGGAAAAGAAAAGCTTGGTCATCAAACAGAAAGGAATGAGGCGTATAAGTTTAGGAGTCTATTTTAGAAGAAATATTCATTACTACATCCTTCTAATCCTTCCGATCTTGTATTTTGTTGTCTTCCGTTACGGTCCGATCGTCGGCAACGTGCTCGCTTTTCGCAGGTATGTTCCCGGCGGGTCCATCTATGGCGAAGAATGGGTCGGTTTGAAATATTTCAAGCTGTTTCTTCGGGACCCTAATTTCTGGGTGGCTTTTAAGAACACCTGGCTTCTGAGCTTCTATCATCTGCTCATTACGGTTCCGGTTGCCATTCTGTTCGCCCTGCTCGTTAATGAGATTAAGTCGAGAAAGCTTCGCAGCGCAGTCCAGACGATCTCTTATTTCCCCAATTTCATCTCGATCGTCGTCGTCATCGGCTTAATGAAGGAGCTGCTGTCGCCAACCTACGGCCTGATCAACAAGGCGCTGGGGCTAATCGGGATTGATCCAATCTTCTTCATGAATGAACCCGGATGGTTCCGTTCCCTGTATATTTCTTCTGAAGTCTGGCAGTACACCGGGTGGAACTCGATTATCTTTTTCGCCGCCATCTCTTCGATCGATCCCCAGCTATATGAAGCCGCTGAAGTGGATGGCGCGGGACGGCTGAAGCAAATCATTCATGTTACCATACCGCAAATCATGCCCACGATCGTCGTCGTCTATATTTTATCGCTTGGGCAATTAATGACTGTTGCGTTTGAAAAAGTGCTGCTGATGTATACGCCAAGTAATTCCCAGGTAAGCGACGTGATCGAAACCTTCGTCTACCGGATGGGTCTGGAAAGCAGCAACTACAGCTATGCGACGGCTGTCGGGTTGTTCAGCGGGGTTCTCGGGCTTGTGATCGTCATTGTAACCAATTACCTTTCCAAAAAGGTAACCCGCTACTCGCTTTATTAA
- a CDS encoding PIG-L deacetylase family protein: protein MVLERPTRVIVIGAHPDEADMYAGGTAALFAERGHKVKFLSLTNGDCGHYEQRGEELAQRRKLEAQAAAECLGIEEYEVLDTPDGTIEPSLPFRNEVIRQIRRWKADLVITFHPEGGISPDNRYTGLIVSDAVPFTTVRGYLPDEPALADRPLVLLIPDMTMLDDYRADIVIDVGQTIEKKLRACDAHATQFYENPAWYLGTPDQLPVEWEDKKKHLLEGWSETFYVSSKMLPALEQWYGKERAAEVRYAEPFEIARYSRPTSIDELRKWLPMLAD from the coding sequence ATGGTACTTGAACGACCGACTCGGGTGATTGTGATCGGCGCCCATCCGGATGAAGCGGATATGTACGCAGGCGGCACCGCCGCTTTGTTCGCGGAGAGAGGACACAAGGTCAAGTTTCTCTCGTTGACGAACGGCGACTGCGGCCATTACGAACAGCGCGGGGAAGAGCTTGCGCAGCGGCGCAAACTGGAGGCCCAAGCGGCCGCAGAATGTCTTGGCATCGAGGAATATGAAGTCCTGGATACGCCGGACGGAACGATCGAGCCTAGTCTGCCTTTCCGGAACGAAGTGATCCGGCAAATTCGCAGATGGAAAGCGGATTTGGTCATCACCTTCCATCCGGAAGGCGGCATCAGTCCCGACAACCGGTATACGGGACTCATCGTCAGCGACGCGGTGCCGTTCACGACGGTCCGCGGCTATTTGCCGGATGAGCCTGCCCTGGCCGATCGGCCTCTCGTTCTGTTAATACCCGACATGACGATGCTGGACGATTACCGGGCCGATATCGTCATTGATGTCGGGCAGACGATCGAGAAGAAGCTGCGCGCCTGCGACGCACACGCTACGCAGTTTTATGAGAACCCGGCGTGGTACCTGGGCACCCCGGATCAGCTTCCCGTGGAGTGGGAAGACAAGAAGAAGCACTTATTGGAAGGGTGGTCAGAGACCTTCTATGTCTCCTCCAAAATGCTCCCTGCTCTGGAGCAGTGGTACGGGAAAGAGCGCGCGGCGGAGGTTCGTTACGCCGAACCGTTCGAAATCGCCCGGTACAGCCGGCCTACGAGCATCGATGAATTAAGAAAGTGGCTGCCGATGCTGGCGGATTAA
- a CDS encoding sugar phosphate isomerase/epimerase family protein yields MRIGIDGRKIPEAKSRGPVSSLEHAKSLGMEGVFFRTILDVSPELDRGIIREVRQRADELGLYLEAGLGKVNPYALPETPEVRAIGNGDTLRGFRRMMEACAEFDIRELWISTAGAKPYKGKFGTDRFRTDVSWEEQLEATRRFLLKLKPIAQDLGIHLNLETHEEITTFEILRLIEAVGDDVIGIVFDTANVLIRGEHPVMAAKRIAPFVRQTHLKDAYVELVDGGAHQKAVHCGAGLVDFSAVLQELNKYNPGLNLTFENDVPRSEWGIIPGEPHLIELYDPEWIAGHPDLSREEFSAYFELVRGYTERIRAGEVKSWKQLNAEPFEYAEAVQWIESSRRHIDEICRKIGISRETHDGVCRA; encoded by the coding sequence ATGCGTATTGGAATTGACGGCAGAAAAATACCCGAAGCGAAGTCCAGAGGTCCGGTCAGCTCGCTTGAGCATGCGAAGAGCCTCGGCATGGAGGGCGTGTTCTTCCGCACCATTTTGGATGTGAGTCCGGAGCTCGACCGAGGGATCATCCGCGAGGTCAGGCAGCGCGCCGACGAACTGGGGCTTTATCTTGAGGCCGGGCTGGGAAAGGTAAATCCCTATGCCCTGCCCGAGACGCCGGAGGTGCGGGCGATCGGAAATGGGGATACGCTGCGCGGATTTCGGCGGATGATGGAGGCCTGCGCGGAGTTTGACATCCGCGAGCTGTGGATTTCCACGGCCGGCGCGAAGCCGTACAAGGGAAAGTTCGGCACGGACCGCTTCCGGACGGACGTATCCTGGGAAGAGCAGCTGGAGGCCACACGCCGCTTCCTGCTGAAGCTAAAGCCCATCGCCCAGGATCTCGGCATTCATCTGAACCTCGAAACGCACGAGGAGATCACAACATTTGAAATTCTCCGTCTCATTGAAGCCGTCGGCGACGATGTCATCGGCATCGTCTTCGATACGGCGAACGTTCTTATCCGGGGCGAGCACCCGGTCATGGCCGCCAAGCGGATCGCCCCGTTTGTGCGCCAGACGCATCTGAAGGACGCCTATGTCGAACTCGTCGATGGCGGCGCTCATCAGAAGGCGGTTCACTGCGGGGCCGGCCTCGTTGATTTCTCGGCGGTGCTTCAGGAGCTGAACAAGTATAACCCCGGCCTTAATCTTACTTTCGAGAACGATGTGCCCCGTTCGGAATGGGGCATCATCCCGGGCGAGCCTCATCTTATCGAGCTTTACGATCCAGAGTGGATCGCAGGGCATCCCGACCTTTCGCGCGAAGAGTTCTCCGCCTATTTTGAACTTGTGCGGGGCTACACGGAACGCATCCGAGCAGGAGAGGTTAAATCCTGGAAGCAGCTGAACGCGGAACCGTTCGAATACGCCGAAGCGGTTCAGTGGATCGAATCGTCCCGGCGGCACATCGACGAAATCTGCCGGAAGATCGGCATCTCGCGGGAGACTCATGACGGCGTATGCCGCGCCTGA
- a CDS encoding M24 family metallopeptidase, producing MIMPANETSRRMSILKASLAKNGIDALVVYGNGAGESGGTIRYLTSWMPQNPDAILIVPAEGTPVLITSDKNRARGFVRFFGNDGQVVKAGNLFGTVKEVLASAVPRGRVVAQAGEFDLTVARAEEFRALLSPYEVTNGNAIINKQRLERTPFEAEKHRKATALADKLVAHAMSIAAIKGVTGADIMADVEYLGRRLGADMSVCWIAIGERPAETMFELFELTETLGPDSRFQIGATTCLDGYFSQVLRIGTFKEPSARLQETADAIIAMQDAALAKMVPGTPIHAISDVLESMIDEYCPYTRATDPFRFQACHAMSCSYVDPGIAPFLYADRDKSFDSESPLVIENQVYEVHPNFTLPDLGHVVAGDVAIVGSDGASWASKFPRGIYRIS from the coding sequence ATGATTATGCCTGCCAACGAGACAAGCAGAAGAATGTCCATTCTGAAGGCCAGCCTTGCCAAGAACGGCATCGATGCTCTGGTGGTGTATGGGAACGGCGCCGGGGAAAGCGGCGGCACCATAAGATATCTTACGAGCTGGATGCCGCAGAACCCGGATGCGATTCTCATCGTCCCGGCCGAAGGCACGCCTGTGCTGATCACAAGCGACAAGAACAGAGCCCGGGGCTTTGTCCGGTTCTTCGGCAATGATGGGCAAGTGGTCAAGGCGGGCAACTTGTTCGGCACGGTCAAGGAAGTGCTGGCTTCGGCGGTCCCGCGCGGCAGAGTCGTCGCCCAGGCGGGCGAATTCGATCTTACGGTTGCGCGGGCAGAGGAATTCCGCGCGCTGCTCTCGCCGTATGAGGTGACGAACGGCAACGCGATCATCAACAAGCAGCGTCTGGAGCGGACGCCGTTCGAGGCGGAGAAGCACCGGAAGGCGACCGCGCTGGCGGACAAGCTTGTCGCCCACGCCATGAGCATCGCGGCGATCAAAGGGGTGACCGGGGCCGATATTATGGCGGACGTGGAATATCTGGGCCGGCGGCTCGGGGCCGATATGTCCGTATGCTGGATCGCTATTGGCGAACGCCCGGCCGAGACAATGTTCGAGCTGTTCGAGCTTACGGAAACGCTCGGCCCGGACTCCCGCTTCCAGATCGGCGCTACCACATGTCTCGACGGGTACTTCTCCCAGGTGCTGCGCATCGGAACGTTCAAAGAGCCCTCGGCGCGGCTTCAGGAAACGGCGGACGCCATTATCGCCATGCAGGACGCCGCGCTGGCCAAGATGGTGCCGGGAACACCGATCCATGCCATCAGCGATGTGCTGGAATCCATGATCGACGAATACTGCCCGTATACCCGGGCGACAGACCCGTTCCGCTTCCAGGCCTGCCATGCGATGAGCTGCAGCTACGTCGATCCCGGTATTGCACCGTTCCTCTACGCGGATCGCGACAAATCCTTCGATTCGGAATCTCCGCTTGTAATAGAGAACCAGGTCTATGAAGTGCACCCGAACTTCACCCTGCCCGACCTTGGGCATGTGGTTGCGGGCGATGTAGCGATTGTCGGCAGCGACGGGGCTTCCTGGGCATCGAAGTTCCCGCGCGGCATATACCGGATTTCCTAA
- a CDS encoding extracellular solute-binding protein — protein sequence MEKMSIKRFGVWSRLTALSLLVAIPLAACGNSSNQSGSADAAKEGGGPVTLTMLYSESGSPFNKDWPIYKELQARTNVKLDLQVVPESDYQSKAKIVLSSDKIPDLVTNINQSNVLELGGTGVLLPISDYMDKLPNLKKRIEEFKMEDELENWKSPDGKLYVLPFLTQSASYNRSPMIRTDLLEKYGLKAPTNTDELYTVLKKMKEMNPGSYPFTGTSADDLRSMWGAAWGIEPSYKGFIFNEQTGKYEYIYTSENYKKYVSYLNKLIKEGLADPELFTSNYDQMHQKLSTSKSMFYFFWNGEEISNINLLGKKNTGPEFKMAMLPPIAGPAGEKALAGTRIDRGTVIPASAANKPYFEDLLKFADYLYSDEGIDLLTWGIEGDSYVVKEDGKKEFTDKMKQSENLNRALWDIGSANGSFTLVWPFKWFATILGNEDFEKYTEEANKNNWFTLAAKVPKLSTDQKDEESLMIAGVNDYYAKMQEQFVYGKMSIDQEWDSYVKEIHAKGVDKLLDIYNSTLK from the coding sequence ATGGAGAAGATGTCAATCAAAAGATTCGGTGTATGGTCGAGGCTTACCGCTCTTTCCCTGCTGGTAGCCATTCCGCTTGCGGCTTGCGGTAACAGCTCAAATCAATCCGGAAGCGCGGACGCGGCAAAAGAGGGCGGCGGACCGGTAACGTTGACGATGCTGTATTCCGAATCGGGGTCCCCGTTCAACAAGGACTGGCCCATATATAAAGAACTTCAAGCACGCACCAACGTGAAGCTGGACCTGCAGGTCGTGCCCGAGTCGGATTATCAGAGCAAGGCCAAAATCGTCCTCAGCTCGGACAAGATTCCCGATTTGGTGACGAACATTAACCAGTCCAATGTGCTTGAGCTTGGAGGCACCGGCGTTCTTCTCCCGATCAGCGATTACATGGACAAATTGCCGAACCTCAAAAAGAGAATTGAGGAATTCAAGATGGAGGACGAGTTGGAGAACTGGAAGTCTCCGGATGGAAAGCTGTATGTGCTTCCTTTCCTGACCCAGTCCGCAAGCTATAACCGCTCGCCGATGATCCGGACGGACCTGCTTGAAAAATACGGTCTAAAAGCGCCGACGAACACCGATGAGCTGTACACGGTACTCAAGAAAATGAAGGAAATGAATCCGGGCAGCTATCCGTTCACGGGCACAAGCGCAGACGATCTGCGGAGCATGTGGGGCGCCGCCTGGGGCATTGAGCCGAGCTATAAAGGTTTTATCTTCAACGAGCAAACCGGAAAATACGAGTATATCTACACCAGCGAAAACTACAAGAAGTATGTCTCTTATTTAAACAAGCTGATCAAGGAAGGTCTAGCGGACCCGGAATTATTCACTTCCAATTACGATCAGATGCACCAGAAGCTCTCCACCAGCAAGAGCATGTTCTATTTCTTCTGGAACGGCGAGGAAATCAGCAATATCAATCTGCTGGGCAAGAAGAACACTGGTCCGGAGTTCAAGATGGCCATGCTCCCGCCTATCGCCGGTCCAGCCGGAGAAAAGGCGCTTGCTGGTACCCGTATCGATCGCGGCACCGTTATTCCGGCAAGCGCCGCGAACAAGCCTTATTTTGAAGACTTGCTGAAGTTCGCCGACTACCTGTATAGCGATGAAGGCATCGACCTGCTGACATGGGGAATCGAAGGCGATTCGTACGTTGTAAAAGAAGACGGCAAGAAAGAATTCACGGATAAAATGAAGCAGTCGGAGAACCTGAATAGGGCGCTGTGGGATATCGGATCGGCCAACGGCTCCTTTACCCTGGTGTGGCCGTTCAAATGGTTCGCGACGATTCTCGGCAACGAAGATTTCGAGAAGTATACCGAAGAGGCCAATAAGAACAACTGGTTTACGCTGGCCGCCAAGGTGCCGAAGCTCAGTACCGATCAGAAGGACGAGGAAAGTCTGATGATTGCGGGCGTCAACGACTACTACGCCAAAATGCAGGAACAGTTCGTGTACGGAAAAATGTCCATCGATCAGGAATGGGACAGCTATGTGAAAGAAATTCATGCCAAAGGCGTGGACAAACTGCTGGACATCTACAACTCTACGCTGAAATAA
- a CDS encoding carbohydrate ABC transporter permease translates to MHYRKTLEFRVFSVINFLFMALVICGVMLPFLHLLAVSFSDSPANTSGKVKFLPIGFNVEAYKFIFQHPSILRGFWNAIVQTGVGTAFGIFMLTICAYPLSKPIKGRKVMIWLIMLTMFFNGGLIPTYMLVKGLGLLDTLWAIVLPFGIVPYFLMIMINFFQSFPDNLEESALIDGLNPIQILFRIVLPLSKTIMATMCLFLVVMFWNNWFNSLIYLNSPDKYPIMLIVRNILDGANLVNGALAGTNLEKLSTASLQSAAIMATTLPIFCVIPFVQRHFTKGVLLGAVKG, encoded by the coding sequence ATGCATTATCGAAAAACATTGGAATTCAGGGTGTTCTCGGTCATCAACTTCCTGTTCATGGCCCTGGTCATCTGCGGTGTCATGCTGCCTTTTCTTCATCTGCTGGCCGTTTCCTTCAGCGATTCGCCTGCGAATACAAGCGGGAAAGTCAAGTTTCTTCCCATTGGATTCAATGTGGAGGCCTACAAGTTTATTTTTCAGCACCCCAGCATTCTAAGAGGCTTCTGGAATGCCATCGTGCAGACGGGAGTCGGAACCGCCTTCGGCATCTTCATGCTGACGATCTGTGCCTACCCGTTATCCAAGCCCATCAAAGGGCGGAAAGTGATGATCTGGCTGATCATGCTGACGATGTTTTTCAACGGCGGCCTGATTCCGACCTATATGCTGGTTAAAGGGCTGGGGCTGCTGGATACGCTGTGGGCCATCGTGCTGCCTTTCGGCATTGTGCCGTATTTTCTGATGATCATGATTAATTTCTTTCAGAGCTTTCCGGATAACCTTGAAGAGTCCGCGTTAATCGACGGTCTGAATCCGATTCAGATTTTGTTTAGGATCGTTCTTCCGCTATCCAAGACCATCATGGCCACCATGTGCCTATTCCTGGTCGTGATGTTTTGGAACAACTGGTTTAACTCGCTGATTTATTTGAACAGCCCGGACAAGTACCCGATCATGCTGATCGTCCGGAACATTCTGGACGGGGCCAATCTGGTGAACGGCGCTTTGGCGGGAACCAATCTGGAGAAGCTGTCTACGGCCTCCCTGCAATCCGCGGCCATCATGGCGACAACATTGCCCATTTTTTGCGTCATTCCATTCGTCCAGAGACATTTTACCAAGGGCGTTCTGCTCGGAGCGGTTAAAGGATAA